Genomic DNA from Oreochromis aureus strain Israel breed Guangdong linkage group 2, ZZ_aureus, whole genome shotgun sequence:
CTCATGGGATGCGGCTTTTCATTAGACTGGGGCAGAGCCAAAGACTTGTCCTCTGTACTGCGGGAGCTCTGCCTAACTGTGTGTGAAGACCATCAAGGCGGTAGCCAAACGACTGCATCAGCTTCTTTACAGTTACTCAGCAGGTAGCTGATGGCTATTAGCTAAAATCCCATTTAGATGCAAAGCTATTGTGACTATGCAAGGAAAATATTATTTCGCCAAGCAGAGGAGAGGTGCAAATGTAAATTTAGTACAACCTCGCATAGGGACGTTACCACTGTTCTCAGGATCAGCTCAGCTTGGAACAACTCTGAATTTTTATGTTAGAATATCACCTTGTCTGACAATTTTCTGTTACATCATTTAGGATCATGTGCAATAATTTGCAATCATTCTTTTCTGAAACACTCTTGAGACTCATGCATCTGGTAGCAAACTACTTTTATATGACATGTTTACACCAGGATTATAGAAATCGTTTTATTTTGCTAACAAAGCATCATACATGCAAACACTATTTTGTATCAAGAAGagcaaaaaataagtaaatatttTGTAACCAAGTTTGGGGGTTTTTCCCTCTTGTTGCTAAATTCTTGTATCCCTCTCACCAGTATTAGTCTGTTCACATCAGTGTGTGACGTTGGACAGACGTATCCTTCATAGTAAACCGAAGCAGATAAAGCTTTCACCACCATCAAAACACAACGCAAGGTTTTAAAATATGTCATCATCAAGTTTAAGAAATCATACTCGCCGGTCACTTTAAGCTACATTAATCGTGAGTTCAAACAAATGCAGTGCAAACTTTGAAAAAAGAGCAGTTCTCGCTTTGTGTGCGAATTAACATGCAGAAAGAGCGAGGAGGTCTGCGAGGCTTTCGATGATCAGATGGCAGCGTAGCAGGTCTCGCAGTGGACTTTCCCGCCGTGTAGGAACATACTGTGGAGAAGGTCTCCCATGGGTTTCTTACACACATCACACTGAAAGATAAGAAAACCACGAGATAACGCCTTGATGAGAAATTTTTGCAGGAAAACTATTTGAGCTACAAAAACGTAATTATCTGGTTAAACTTGCCTGGACGGGCAATAACAACAAACATCATTTATGTTACTGCTGTTGGCAAAGACACTATTTTTGATTCaccaaacaatttttttttaaaggtgtattttctttgcagtattatttagggaaaaaaaaaaaatcaacattgtATCTGCCTAAATTACCTTAAAGCAGGAAGGATGGCAGTTGATGTTGAGGTGCTCAATGGTAATCTTGGCATCATTTCCCACCTGCTCTCCGCAGTATGTACAGGTAGTTGACAGTGGGATCCTGGAGTAGCTGATTGAGAAAAGATAGGTTGACCACTGAATCATGAACAGCTACAGTGCACTGAAGCTCAGTCTGGTTGAATAACAAGATCTTTGGAGTCCTATGTGAGGGAATTTAATAAGTGTAAATAATCCTTTGATGTCCCCGCTTAGCCTCTTAATGAGCAGGCTTGGTGGAATTTCTGCCCTGCTGCTTGCACGTATCTAGTTTTGTCAGCAGCGGAAATAACAAAGCGGGGGAGAAAGAGCTGCGGCTTATAGCTGTGGTTGCGGCTTTAAAACGCATTTAGGGAATAGTCTTGTTTATGGAGGTGCCATAGGGATAACCAAGAGGCTACACATGCTCAGCACTCGAAATATGCAACTGAAATATGTCAAATAGTGCAAACGGTAAAACAAATGCTAGTAGTCACGACAGAAATATTGAAAGGTGAAATGTAAGCACCATGGCAACCCCCACAGAttcaaatgttaaaataataaactttatgatagggaaaaaacaaaacatgtttacaAGCTTGTACAAAAAATGGTTTTGGTGTCTATAGTTAATTTTGATCTCCTTGACAACTCGGGTCTTCTAAGCATCATCTCAGCTGATTCATGTCACCGAATTTCTCAGCTGTGTCTGCAgtatctctgctttttgcagtatttttcagTCTGCCAAAAATGGAAAAAGCCTAGCCTACgagtcttagggcgagaggcagggtacaccctggacaggtcaccagtctgtcgcagggctaataCATAGACACGGAAAACCATTCATACTCACATTCACAACTATGGGTAATTTAGAgttaccaattaacctatccccactaaccgCATGTCTTTggaatgtgggaggaagccagagcatCTGGAGAGAACCTACGCAAACATGGGAAGAACATGCAGCTCCACACCGAAAGGCCCCGGCCTAATGGTGAAATTgacctcaggaccttcttgttgggaggcaacagtgctaaccaccatgccaccttGCTGCCTTAACTATCATTCCAGATTACATTTGACCTGTGAATATTCAGATGATTTTAGATCTTTAAATCATAGCTGTTATATTTTCATGCCTTTGGTAAAATGGGGCATGTTATTGCATAATAACAGAGGTTTTCCATCTGTAGAACAATATACTCACACAAAGAGTGTGAAAtctcataaaaacaaatattctcCTTGTTTTCTTAAACATCAATTAATGTCATAAAGTCTGTCtatacattataaatatatccGTAGTTCAAACTTTGATAGAGAGACTTCTAGGTCTGGTTCAAAAAGTGTGAAGtatgttttgtaaaaaaaacactgaattatGTAATGGTACACCTTTCTCTGTCATAGGTTAAAATGTTACTATGTAAGATTTATTCCTGAAACATGTTCAGATTTATAAACAGTGATTCCAGCTGAACTACTTGAACTGTGAGAACTGAAAGCGGACACAGTAACACAGCTAAAAGGGTTTGAAGTGTAATTAAGAAGGAGTTTTGAGAAACGCATGAATACAGTTTAAATGACGTTAGTGAAAAAAAAGGCTGAACTGCCACGTAAAGAGCAAGAAGTGAAAGCAGTTGAAGTGTTGAGAGAGAAGTAGGGTTCAGGGTTAGAGATTGTGTTATTACCTGGAGTAAAGAGATGGGCTGCTGTAAGAATAGCTGGTGGAGCTTGAAGTCAGGTAATCTGACCTACTATTGGAAACAAGAGCAATGAGTAAATCATCATGAGGGCAGTGCTTgcagtttttttaaagcagtatTTTATATCAATATGGCAGTTGACTGTAAATAATTTATTGGCCCCACCTATCGAGCGTGTCTCTGGGGTTCTGCAAAGACGTCTCAGTTGCATTGACATACTCCTTCACAAACACAAACGGCCTTAAAGGAGAGGCAAAGGGTGGGTTAATACACATACCTAAAATATATACACAATTGTGGTCAGAGGTTTGCATATACTCATCGTGGGTATGAATGtcatggtgatttttttttttttttttcagggtggaatgattgtacgacatacatctttaatggctTAAAAAAATTTGGatacacaaatattttaataagtaGTGCTAAAGGTTCAACAATGCCTTTTAACTTGACAAAGCCAAAGCTTGCTAACTTCTCATTAGTGACCATGACTGactggtagtttctctttgccagcataaaaatgatttgtttAATAATACTCATTGGACTGACCAATACTCAGATGTTCGCTGAGTTCCTTGGACTTTTCCATTGTTCCAAGAAGGAGAATTGTAGATTTACATAAGTTGAGAGGGTCTCTTggagccatttctaaacaactgcagaaTCCAGGTTCATCAGTTCAATCACCACTTTGCCAAAATCCAGAAGAAGACTCAAACTATCACAAATTGCTCCTGCTCCAAAATCGACATTTTCAAACTTGAGTGAAATTTGCGGTTGTCCTCATGGACAGATCAAATGCTTTTAGGAGAAAAAGATTTATGGCCAGACGAGACAAAGATTGAGTTATTTGGCCACAATGATAAGAGGTATATTTGGAGGAGTtaaaggtgaggctttcaaacctaagaacgctgtcaagcatggtggtggtagcatcatgctctgggctgttttgctgctagTGGTACTGGTACACTGCACAAAGTGGGTGGAATAATAAAGGACTACCACCTCTGAATTCTTCACCTTTACATCCAACCAACAGCTAGATGGATTTAATTTGGACACAACTGGCtgttccagcaggacaatgatcccaaacacacatcaaaactggttttTGAATGGATAAGGCAGGCTAATATTATGCTTCTGGAATGAGCTTCCCAAAGCCTCGACCTCAGTCCTTTTGAAAATTTGTGGAATAGGATTAAAAGCTGGGTCCTTAGCATCTAACTGGCTaagggacatttaaccaaatattagtgggCGTGTAAGTATATGTCTGAGCCTGTGTATGTATACTTTTCAACAGCCCCAAATTATCTTGACGTTCACACCCATGAGTGTATTTAGGATTCTGACACACTTACATATGCTGTCAATCCAAATTAAATTTCTAGTTTGTACAGTCACTCACTTTTTGGTTTCAGGTTCTGGGGTTTTGACTCTCTGCTCCTCTTGTCTTATGGTCCTGGAATAGGTATCGAAACTGGAGACAGAGTGCAGCAACGTTAGTCTCATCTTTCACTCAATGACGGCATTACAGGGATGGGTTGTAGAGAAGGACCCCACATCTGTCAAATGCAGCTCAGGAGATAATCACTTCTGCCACTGCTTGTTAATGACACGCTGGTTAACGGGCTGTGATTTGACAAAAGGACATCTCTAATACACATCATTATTCTGACATCTGGAGGCTGATAATTAGAGGGAAGGAAATGAGGGCAAATTGAAAGACAATGGAAGAGCAGATCTTGTCATTCAACTTCAGTAATAGAGTTGAAATGGAAATCTGTCTAACCGGGTGTCATAAACGAGTTACAGGTAACTTTCAGTTACTGGATACAGCTGCGCTCTTAAAGCATTTGGCCCAAATCTCTCACCGCCTACTAAAAATGGCTGCTTTACAAGGAGACAAAAGCACATCCAGAAGGTGAAAGCGTAACACAAACCCACACGTGCTAAATATTTGATGGCGTGCATTTGTTTTTAGATACATTTCATAAAATAACCATTTATTCCACTCGTTGAAGAACAGGTAAATGTAAGTTTCATGCAGCAGCGCTCCATTGCTCAAATTTCTAGAGGCATGAAAggatttaaaagagaaaaaaagggaaaagccAGTGTTGTTACAAAAGTGAGAAAATCAACAGATGAGAGAGAAAATAACCCTCTGCATTACGCTGTCTGACTTTACAAGATCATAAACTTACCGATCCATAGAGGGCTCAGGCTCGCTGCGTATCTCCCTGGAAAGTAAAGAAAACTGTGTTAGACTTTTATAGTAGGCTGAAGCAGTCAATAAGCTGGACGCAATCCAGCAAGCGAGActgctgcattttttaaaaatgtgtatgAAACTGATCTTTCTGGCTCACAGCTCCACCGGGGTCACGGTTTATTGACCAGCTGTGGTCTGCTTTCTATAGTACTGCAGCACTGCCTGATCTGAGGCCCTCCTCCCAAGCAGTGTGATTGTAAACTTCACTTATACATCTCTCATGCTCTTAACCTAAGCCCTTCTAATCTCTACAGTTTTCTCAATACGCAAAAACCCCCTTTTCCCTACCTGATAGTAGTGATGGTTGTGACCGTCTGTGTATCCTCAGTGCTACAAAACAGAGGAAATTCCTGCATTATAATGAGTTTGTACAGGTAAAGATAAGACaatattaaagtttaaaaagaaaaaaaaagaacaaactgaAAAAGTTAATTATTCTCCGACTGAGCCGGGAGGATGTTTCATCTTGTgttcagctttctttcaattaAATGCTTGACAGCCGCTGAATTTTAAGGTGCTATAATCACATCCTGCTAAAATAGTTTCAAAAAGGTGCTGTAATGTGCATTTAATGAGCTTAACCATACCGAAGATACCttccctgctcctcctcctcttcttcttcttcttcttcttcttcttcatcctcctcctcctcttctgtggTGATGGTATAGACAGTCGGTGATGTCCATCGGTCCCACGGAGAGTCATTCTCAAGGGACCttgaacacaaacaaacaaagacatagCAGCATTGGAAGATGACCAGTTCACATGATGTTTATTCTTCCAAAGACAAAAAaggctggggggggggggggatttgtTTACCACAGTTGTGGAGGAAAGTTGTAACAAATATATGTCTGACCTATTTTCCTCAGCGCCAGTGCGCAATGTCTTCCGACTCGGTGAGCAAGGCGCTGCAAGAGTCTCGCTACTTCACCGCGGTGAAAAGGGAAGGAGgttacagaaataaaaaggaGCCAATATCCAAGATGACTTACTTCCTCTCAAACATGATGACCGTCTGTTGATCTTCAGCTTGGCCTTCTGCTTCTGGTTGCGCTTCTTGGCTGAGAGGGGAGAGACATTGAAAGGCTTTTAACACGCAATGGACACGGATGGGTGAAAGCAGATGAATGAAGCACAGAGTGTATAGTGTGGGGGTGCAAAAGTACATCAAAGCATGTCATCACCTCTCCTCTGTGTTCGACTCCTGGGCTGTGCTGGTTTTCCATGACCGCTGAGTGCTGATGCTAAAACAGCCAAAGTGGGGAGAGatagcgagtgagagagagagagggaaaggatTCGGGAGTTGTGACAGATGAAGCACATCAGACAACGCTCAAGCAGGAAGGTTTGAAAAAAGGATTTCTGTGGGTCTGCACTTTCCCTTCCACTCCCATTTCTCAATCATAGATTCATCACACAAGTATGCAACTGAGTTGGTTCAATACCTTGTTTTGTCAGTGTCAGGGACAACTTTGTTTCAGGTGCCAGAGAACGTTTCTATAGATTTCCCAGTGGCAGGCAATCTCCCTTTCCTCACAGTTCCAGTGTAATTGGTGTGTAAGTGTATGAATGGGTGCATAAAAAACTCATTGTGGAGGACTTTGTAGAACCCCCTAATGCTAAAAATGTCATCAATACTCacaatattactttttttttttagctgaaaCACGTAAGCAATAACTAACATACTTTGTTTCTGAGCTCTTTTCCACTGAAGCTGGTAATgcactaaaattaaaattaaaaaagaaaacaaataagtaaATCAGCGTGAGCATGTCAATAAATCCAGAATCCTGGTGCTTCTTGTGTCATATTTACTGATTATGAATAACAATTCTTGCATTAGGTTATAAACTAAAGCAGTTGTAGCAATGAGGAAACCGTGTGCTAACATGATGAAATCGGCGCCACAAACAGAGGTTACAGTATCGAAAAAGGGAATTTGCATTATCATTCCCGTACCTGTTGATGGAACTATCAGAGAGGGGCTGGCGCAGGTCAGAGGAGCTGGAATAGAGAAAAGTGGCTCATAATCAGAAACTGCTGCATTATGCATGCTGAGATGCTATCTGTCTTGCAGGAAAACAGTCACAGCTCCAAACCAATATGATTACCTGTTAGGGGATGTGGTCCCTATCGGATATGGATCAAATGGATCAGCCGAGCTGAAAAACAATTTCACACTGATTTCACTCTCAATTGTCAGCGTTGCCCATCTTGTGTCGAAGGAATTCTGATCACATTGACTCATAATGGAAAGATTTAATGCAGTTTGAATGGTAAACAGAAACACGGAGGGATGTGGGGCAAAACTCAATCAAAATCAGAATCAGGATGTCGCTGACAAATGGAAACACTATTCTACTGCTGAACAGCaaaatcagcggactttgggaTTTCTTCACCTAAGATTAACCCTTGAACAATTACACCAACCCGGTCATTTATATTACCAAGCTGGAGTGAAACCGTGTGTTATTATGTACTATTTTTAAGCACACTGGTTTGCATTTGACATGTGACAGTAAATAAACTACCTTGACTCAGTGACTACGGTTGTCACCGTTGTCACATGCGAGCTCCAGGGATCCGCATTGTCCTCTTCACTGCACAGCGGTGAGATAGAAGTAAGGAGGGCGGTACAGATGAATGGCATGATGGGAAGAGAAGAGAGGGCAAGTAAAGGTTAGTGTGGTTGTTCTCATACACTATTTAAAATGTCTATCCTTTAGAAAAGCTCGAGATGCACTCAACTATTTAGCAATCACAAAAACCATCTGAACAAAGCACAGACTTTAGCTTTGTGTGCTGTCATGCTTTTTTAGGTAATGATCACAGTTTGGTCATTATAGTGACTCTGTGTCTCTGCGGGGTTGGCTGGCAGCATAGCTGCAGGCAGACTTGGTATAAATCATTACAAGGCATGTGTGTATGGAATGCATTTCTTAGAAGGAACAGTTGTGCATAGATAGATAATTGTTTAAGAGCAGCCTGTCATCTCCCGCTACCTTTGTGTTTCTTTGGCTGTCTTGTCGGTCTGCTTCTCCTCCTCTCGCTGCATGCTGAGGCTGGTGGAGACAAAACAAAGCGGCAATACTAATCAGTACAGAACATTCCCTTCTATTTCCAGTCGTGCTGCAGATGAAACGTGGCTTTCCCTTTCAAAGTCAGTCGTTTCAGGAATTTGAGACTTTGGTTCTATTTAACATGGAGCAGGAGGTTAAAATAGAAAATGCTATACAGGAGCGGAGCCCTGATTTGTGGATCAAACTGGAGGAGGATGAGGGTTTATCAAAGTCTTTCAACTCAGCGAGCCGGGATCTTCTTAATAATAAGGATGCATAAGCAAGGAGGGTGAGATGGGAGGAGAAGCCGTCACACAAGTCTGTCTCTTTCTCACCTGCGTGCCTCTGTGcctcttacaatgacatcatctgcCAGGAGATCCAGAGTGCCGCTGGTCTTCACTGGGTTTGGTTCACTAAagacatcaaacagaaaaattTAAATATGGAGGAGAGTTCTCTTGAAACTCTACATCCAACTCTGGAAAGGAAAGCTGAGGTGGTATTTTGGTTTGCTACTGACAAGGaagttatttttattcttttttttccacatataACTCTTAGGAGAAAGAGTTCTTCCTCTACCTGTCCATTCCACTAAGCAGATCCTGACTCCAGCGTCCTGGGCTGGGGGGAACAGGCTCTGCTGGCTCCTCTGGACTGCAGATGTAGAaagagcagaggaagaggaagcagaGAAGTTGATGAACAAAGGGGGATTTACGATTCAGTGGCGATTTCAGAGCTAGAACAGGCCAGTTGAGGTAAAGGACGGGCAGATTATAAGAAGCCCAACAGTGCCACCTTGTGAGAGCTATTCAAATATTTGCCACCGTGACAACTTTTTAATTGCGCAATCGTAAGAATGTATTTTTAACAAACCCATCACTGAAACCCAGGAGATCGTCTGTTATTGGTTCACAGTTGTTGAGCTCTGAAGCTGGCTTCTGTTCAGCACTGCAGTAC
This window encodes:
- the LOC116324533 gene encoding flocculation protein FLO11 — translated: MSKCLLSQPPLSRPPLSRPPLPPNVKVSPVPTSTVPTSTVPTSTATKSPAPVSPDVTSTPAKSDVKVSPVPTSIVPTSTVPTSTATKSPVPVPAVKESGLNTKPEAKMEPEPQTKLSPKPSSTADTLTALSDTLISFDTSSSSSFKNDETALANQKGHSADNHPTENSAEQKPASELNNCEPITDDLLGFSDGPEEPAEPVPPSPGRWSQDLLSGMDSEPNPVKTSGTLDLLADDVIVRGTEARSLSMQREEEKQTDKTAKETQSEEDNADPWSSHVTTVTTVVTESSSADPFDPYPIGTTSPNSSSDLRQPLSDSSINSISTQRSWKTSTAQESNTEESQEAQPEAEGQAEDQQTVIMFERKSLENDSPWDRWTSPTVYTITTEEEEEDEEEEEEEEEEEEEQGRYLRTEDTQTVTTITTIREIRSEPEPSMDRFDTYSRTIRQEEQRVKTPEPETKKPFVFVKEYVNATETSLQNPRDTLDRSDYLTSSSTSYSYSSPSLYSSYSRIPLSTTCTYCGEQVGNDAKITIEHLNINCHPSCFKCDVCKKPMGDLLHSMFLHGGKVHCETCYAAI